From the genome of Adhaeribacter pallidiroseus:
CCTTCCGGAAATAAGGTTTAATGCCGGTATGCAAGTTGGGAGCCTTGTCGGGGAATTTAATCAGAAAACGATCTATTCTGTGATACGTATCGGGGTCGAGTGGCACGTAAGTGCTTTGCGCCAACGCGGTAAAAAAGAAAAAATTTAAAAAAACTGCCGTAAATAATATTCTCATAGAGGCGGTATGCTAAGTAAATATTTAAATAACCCGGTTTCGTATAAAGCTGGTTACTAATGTTAAGTGTAACTACGTATTGGACCAAAACAGACTATGCCGTTTTTTTGCTAATAGAAAATAATAGTTACCAAACGTATAACTAAAATTTGCATATACTATTAAAAGCTCTACTGGGTTAAAGTCCTCTGGTAAGTAAGTGGTAGCCGCCATAAAGCTAATAACTTGCGGTCGGATAAATATAATTTTTGACGAATACGCTACAAAGTGCCTATAATTTTAATTTTTATGATAAGATCTAACCTGGTTCATATTCTTACCGAAGAGCCGTCCATCGCCAGTCAGTTTATTTCTGAATTGCGTAACGTGGAAGTGCAGCGCGACAGTATGCGTTTCCGGCGTAACCTGGAACGCTTAGGGGAGGTGCTGGCCTACAAAATATCTACCCAATTAACGTATGCCCCGCAGCAAATTCAAACGCCTTTGGCTAGCTGCGAGCAACAACAACTCACGGATTACCCGGTCTTGGCTACTGTACTTCGAGCGGGTTTGCCTTTTCACCAGGGATTTTTAAATTATTTCGATCAGTCGCCGAGCGCGTTTGTAGCGGCTTACCGCTTAGAGGCTACTTCCGAGATAACGGTAAACGTGGATTACTTGGCGGGCCCTTCACTCGAAGAGCGAGTTTTATTGCTGGTAGATCCGATGTTGGCGACGGGCACTTCGCTGGCGCTCACGTATAAGGCTATGTTGCGGTTTGGCACCCCGCGTGAAGTGCATATTGCCGCCGCCATTGCCAGCCCCGAAGGCGTCAAGCATATTCAGGAGCAGTTACCCGAAGCTATCCTATGGCTAGGCGCCCTGGATGATCACTTAAACGAACGGGCTTACATTGTGCCGGGTCTAGGCGATGCTGGCGATTTAGCATTTGGGTCAAAGATCTGAAAATAGAAATATTTTTATCTTTTAAAAACTCTGGTACTTTTCTTGTAAATAGATCTATACCGCAATTTTTACACGTATCTAATACGTTATATAAAAAGTAACCTCTAATTTAAGAATAAAGCAGTGCATACTTTGGCAGCCGAAATATTAAAATACCTATCTGTTTACCTGCTTAGCATGGTGAAATTTTTTGGCGGACCATTAGCCGGTATCTCCATGGGCTTGTCGTTCTGGATGACTTTATTACTAAGTGTTACCGGTATGATGACCAGTGTTTTTATTTTCTCCCAAGTCGGCATGTTAATTTCTAAATGGTATGTGCAACGGCATCGCGCCCAGAACAAACCCATTTTTAGTAAAAAAAGCCGGAAAATTGTAAAGATCTGGCAGCGCTTCGGGATTAAAGGCATTGCTTTCTTAACGCCGGTTTTATTTAGCCCGGTAATTGGTACTATCATGGCTACCGTATTAGGTGCCAGCCAACGGCACATCTTATTGCATATGTTGTGGAGTGCTGTTTTCTGGGGCGTTACTTTTACACTAGCCTTGCACGAATTACGCCACCTCGATTTGGCAATTTTTCATAAGTAGTATTTGGTGGTCATAATAACCGACCTGTTTTAAAAACTAGATTGAAATCTTGTTACCAGGATTTCAATCTACCATCAAAACTTAATTTTCCTGTTTTCAATTGAAAGGCTTCTTCCAAATAAACGAAGAAGCTTTCTTATTTTTAAGTGTTTTATAACAGCAGGTACAGAAACAAGCCAATAATTTTAAGAAGAAACAAATTAAATTTTGTTTAAAGCGCTAATCTTAACTATTATGTGCTTACCTCTTTTAATAAATTTGTGTTAAATAGCATCTTAGATAGCACTTGCGCACCGATTACTCCTTACGTTCGTCTTGTAACAAGCATGTAAAAAATTCTTAATTATTCAGGATATTAGGCAACTATACAGATAGTCTGAACACTATAGCTACTTAGGAATAATTTAAAAAAACCTGCCTTCTATCCCGTGTTTCATAGATGGTACAAACGAATGAAACTGCAGCTATGTACTTACTGGAAATCAAGATTTCCGCGAAGAATAAGCCAGCAAAGAAGGAGATTATAATAAAACAAAGAATAGCCTTTCTTCCCTGATACCATTAAAAAAACTGCGGTACTTAAATCTAATTAGGAAGTGATAAAAAAGAATAAGCAAGTCCTGGGTTTGCCTATTGTTTATTATTTGTTGTTAATTTTAATTAATACTAAACTAATAATTTAACTAATCTGCTTGAAATATTTTATTATAGTTATTATTATAATTAAAAAATGGCATAGTAATACCATAGTTTTTTGCGTATTTGTAATTACTTGTTATTTTAATAAATTTAATACAATTCTGTTTTTATTAGTTATGGATTATAAAAAATTTAAAATTGTTAAAATTTTATTAAATTAAGGTACTGCTTAGCAAGCTTACTTAACTTAAAACTATAAGCGGTTTTTAATGGTAAGTTCTGATTTAGAAAACAAATTGATAAAAAAGTATTACTTCTAAGCTTATAATTGGGGTTACCTTGTGGATTGATTTTAGAGTTGTTCGTTAATATTACTATCACCCAAATTAACAGTGCCCATGAAAAAAATACTCATTCTTGGCAACGTAAAAGTTGCGTTTTACTAATGCTGCTTGCTTTTAGCGGAGCCATAGACTCCAAGGCAGCAGTAGCTTACCACAAGGCAGTTATAAGAACCGTTGACTGGACGCTTACCGGCAAAGTAGTATCAGCTAGTGGCGAAGCTTTACCGGGTGTAACTATCTTAGTTAAAGGCACTACCAATGGAACCACTTCTGATTTAAACGGGGCATTTTCGATTAGTGTTCCCGAGTCAGCAGGTACGTTAGTGGTTTCTTACGTTGGTTATACCACCAAAGAACAAGCTTATTCTGGCCCCGGAGCCATTAATATTACTCTAGCGGACGATACGAAGGCCCTGCAGGAAGTAGTAGTAGTAGGTTATGGTACCCAAAAGCGGGAAGATGTAACCGGTGCTATTAGCTCAGTAAGTGCTGCTCAAATTGAAAAAACACCTGTAACTACCCTGGACCAAGCTCTACAAGGCCGGTCAGCTGGAGTTCAGGTAACCAACAACGATGCTTCACCCGGAGCCGGTATTCAGGTGCAGATCAGAGGTATTGGTAGCTTTGGTAATAACGAGCCTTTGTATGTAGTAGATGGCTATCCTATCTCTGGTGGTGTAAATACCTTAAATCCAGCTGATATTGCTTCTATGGATATTTT
Proteins encoded in this window:
- the upp gene encoding uracil phosphoribosyltransferase; the encoded protein is MIRSNLVHILTEEPSIASQFISELRNVEVQRDSMRFRRNLERLGEVLAYKISTQLTYAPQQIQTPLASCEQQQLTDYPVLATVLRAGLPFHQGFLNYFDQSPSAFVAAYRLEATSEITVNVDYLAGPSLEERVLLLVDPMLATGTSLALTYKAMLRFGTPREVHIAAAIASPEGVKHIQEQLPEAILWLGALDDHLNERAYIVPGLGDAGDLAFGSKI